A stretch of DNA from Streptomyces gobiensis:
GAACATCCGCCCCGATGTTCTCGTGGAAGACCTCGGCGTCGCCGACCGCCAGCGAGTGGAGATCCTCAAGGTCCTCTACCGGGGCGCCCGCACCCTGATCCTCGACGAGCCGACCGCCGTGCTGGTCCCGCAGGAGGTCGACGCGCTCTTCGACAATCTGCGGGAGCTCAAGGCCGAGGGCCTGACCGTCATCTTCATCTCGCACAAGCTGGGCGAGGTCCTGTCGGTCGCCGATGACATCACCGTCATACGGCGCGGCACCACGGTCGCCTCCGTACACCCCTCGGAGACAACCCCCAAGCAGCTCGCCGAGCTGATGGTCGGCACCGAGCTGCCCACCCCCGAGACCCGCGAGTCCACGGTCACCGATATCCCGATGCTGACCGTCTCGGAGCTGCGTCTGTCGGCCACCGACACGGACGGCGTCGTACGGTCCGTGCTGGACGGCATCTCCTTCACCATCCACCAGGGCGAGGTGCTGGGCGTCGCCGGAGTGGAGGGCAACGGCCAGGCCGAGCTGGTCGAGGCCATCATGGGCATGCGCGACCCGGACGGCGGCCATATCGTCCTGGACGGCAAGGACATCAGCCACCTGCCCACCCGCAGGCGGCGTGAGGACGGCATCGGCTATATCCCCGAGGACCGGCACCGGCACGGTCTGCTGCTGGAAGCCCCGCTGTGGGAGAACCGTATCCTCGGCCATGTCACCGAGCCCCCCAACAGCAAGGGCGGGCGGCTGAACATCAAGGCCGCCCGAGCCGACACAGCGCGGATCGTCGCCGACTACGACGTCCGCACCCCCGGCATCGAGGTTCCCGCAGCCTCCCTCTCCGGCGGCAATCAGCAGAAGCTGATCGTCGGTCGCGAGATGAGCCACCATCCCAAGCTGCTCATCGCCGCACACCCCACCCGCGGTGTCGACATCGGTGCCCAGGCGCAGATCTGGGACCAGATCCGGGAGGCCCGGCACGAGGGACTGGCGGTGCTGCTGATCTCCGCCGACCTCGATGAGCTGATCGGCCTCTCCGACACCCTGCGGGTGATGTACCGCGGCCGTCTGGTCGCGGACGCCGACCCCGCCACGATCACCCCGGAGGAGTTGGGCTCCGCCATGACCGGTGCCGCCAGCGGCCACCTTGAGCACCACGAGGAGCCATCGGACGGTGACGCCCGATGAAGACGATGAAGACGTTGAAGACGCTGAAGACGTTGAAGACAACGAAGAAATTCGACACGGAGAGGGTGCTGCTCGCTGTCGCGGCGCCTGTTCTCGCGATCGTCGGGGCGCTCGCCATCACCTCGGTCATCATCGCCGCGACCGGCAGGGACCCCTTCCATGCCTACTCCGTGATGATCAACTTTGGCACCACGCCCGAGAGCCAGGTCTGGATCATCAACAAGGCGATCCCGTACTACCTGTCCGCGGCGGCCGTCGCCATCGGGTTCCGGATGCACCTGTTCAACATCGGTGTCGATGGCCAGTACCGCATGGCGGCCTTCTTCGCCGCCGTCGTGGGCGGCGCGCTCACCCTGCCGGGCATCATCCAGATTCCGGTCATCCTCATCACCGCGATGCTGGTCGGCGCTGTCTGGGCGGGTATCGCGGGCTATCTCAAGACCACCCGGGGCGTCAGCGAGGTGATCAGCACGATCATGCTGAACTCCATCGGCGGTCTGATCATCGCCTACTTCCTCCGGGAGGGCAGGCTCGGCGAGCGGGAGGGCAACCTCGTCCACACCCCCGATCTCCCGGCCTCCAGCCACTTCTTCACCATTCCGACCGCCGTCAAGCCCATCTGGGGCACGGTCGTCATCGCCATCCTCGTCGGCATCGGCTACTGGTTCGTGATCAACCGCACCCGGTTCGGCTTCGACCTGCGCGCCGTCGGCGCGTCGGAGACGGCGGCCCAGGCCAGCGGCGTCAGCGTCAAGCGCATGGTGGTCACCTCCATGGTGCTCTCCGGCGCCGTCGCCGGTCTGGTCGGTATGCCGACGCTGCTGAACGAGTCCTACAACTACGGCACCGACTTCCCGGTGGGTGTCGGCTTCACGGGTATCGCCATCGCCCTCCTGGGCCGCAACCACGCGGTGGGCATGGTCCTCGCCGCACTGCTGTGGGGCTTCCTGGAACGCACCGGCATTCGACTGGAGTTCGAGGAATTCGCCCAGGAGATCGTCGGCGTGATGCAGGGCGTCATCGTCCTGTGCGTGGTCATCGCCTATGAGCTCGTACGCCGTTACGGGCTGAAGCTCCAGCAGCGGAAGGTCGGCGAAGAGCTCGCCGCCGCGACGGAAAACAACGGCCGTAACGGCAAGGGTCCCAGCGACA
This window harbors:
- a CDS encoding ABC transporter ATP-binding protein — encoded protein: MKASSSSPPADSGTPAVELHGITKRFPGVVANHDIDITVRRGTVHALVGENGAGKSTLMKILYGMQKPDEGTITLDGEQVSLHSPADAIARGIGMVHQHFMLADNLTVLENVALGAEKLYGISGAARKKIKELSDAYHLNIRPDVLVEDLGVADRQRVEILKVLYRGARTLILDEPTAVLVPQEVDALFDNLRELKAEGLTVIFISHKLGEVLSVADDITVIRRGTTVASVHPSETTPKQLAELMVGTELPTPETRESTVTDIPMLTVSELRLSATDTDGVVRSVLDGISFTIHQGEVLGVAGVEGNGQAELVEAIMGMRDPDGGHIVLDGKDISHLPTRRRREDGIGYIPEDRHRHGLLLEAPLWENRILGHVTEPPNSKGGRLNIKAARADTARIVADYDVRTPGIEVPAASLSGGNQQKLIVGREMSHHPKLLIAAHPTRGVDIGAQAQIWDQIREARHEGLAVLLISADLDELIGLSDTLRVMYRGRLVADADPATITPEELGSAMTGAASGHLEHHEEPSDGDAR
- a CDS encoding ABC transporter permease, which translates into the protein MKTLKTLKTLKTTKKFDTERVLLAVAAPVLAIVGALAITSVIIAATGRDPFHAYSVMINFGTTPESQVWIINKAIPYYLSAAAVAIGFRMHLFNIGVDGQYRMAAFFAAVVGGALTLPGIIQIPVILITAMLVGAVWAGIAGYLKTTRGVSEVISTIMLNSIGGLIIAYFLREGRLGEREGNLVHTPDLPASSHFFTIPTAVKPIWGTVVIAILVGIGYWFVINRTRFGFDLRAVGASETAAQASGVSVKRMVVTSMVLSGAVAGLVGMPTLLNESYNYGTDFPVGVGFTGIAIALLGRNHAVGMVLAALLWGFLERTGIRLEFEEFAQEIVGVMQGVIVLCVVIAYELVRRYGLKLQQRKVGEELAAATENNGRNGKGPSDTAEVSA